The following are encoded together in the Pseudomonas sp. IB20 genome:
- a CDS encoding DUF1120 domain-containing protein, whose protein sequence is MGLKYTFYPLSLVLLSASAWGAEECQLNLSLAQLDFGLMNRAVALAPAPERLLGERRISLTLNCPQPTDLGVFYRGLGAGPERFLFTERGSYGLRVSEAVLDGQAVELGLIAGQGQPPSAVSAQLHWQPDHGLVPMRGGVAVTGRNLSMQINASAWAREDAARVRDAVTWDVAGLFDAVAAGRSRELRLQARFAPAACTPVLSNGGHVELGKLSVSDLNLDKDTVLAPRPLSLSVTCDGPTAFALRMQDNRLGSATGGADESAYGLGLDARRQKIGRYRLLFDPARITADNFARVFQTDSATGTQPWSSASASVAAVGANRYLGFSAASGSTGGPSAIQNLNATLSLEAVIAPLGSLDLSSEVRLDGAGTLEIHYL, encoded by the coding sequence ATGGGCCTGAAATACACGTTTTACCCCCTGAGCCTGGTGCTGCTGAGCGCCAGTGCCTGGGGCGCCGAAGAATGCCAGCTCAACCTTAGCCTGGCGCAACTGGACTTCGGCCTGATGAACCGCGCCGTGGCGTTGGCCCCCGCGCCCGAACGCTTGCTGGGCGAGCGGCGTATCAGCCTGACGCTGAACTGCCCGCAGCCCACCGACCTGGGCGTGTTTTATCGCGGGCTGGGCGCGGGGCCGGAGCGCTTTCTCTTTACCGAGCGCGGCAGCTACGGCCTGCGTGTCAGCGAAGCCGTGCTGGACGGCCAGGCGGTGGAGTTGGGTTTGATTGCGGGCCAGGGGCAACCGCCCTCCGCTGTCAGCGCCCAACTGCACTGGCAACCGGACCACGGCCTCGTGCCGATGCGCGGCGGCGTGGCAGTGACCGGGCGCAACTTGTCGATGCAAATCAACGCCAGTGCCTGGGCCCGCGAAGACGCCGCGCGGGTGCGCGATGCCGTGACCTGGGATGTCGCCGGGTTGTTCGACGCCGTCGCTGCCGGGCGCTCGCGGGAACTGCGCCTGCAAGCGCGCTTTGCCCCGGCGGCGTGTACACCCGTGCTGTCCAACGGCGGCCATGTGGAGCTGGGAAAGCTGTCGGTCAGCGACCTGAATCTGGACAAGGACACCGTCCTGGCCCCACGCCCCTTGTCACTGAGTGTGACGTGCGACGGGCCGACCGCCTTCGCGTTGCGCATGCAAGACAATCGCCTGGGCTCAGCCACCGGCGGCGCCGATGAAAGCGCTTATGGGCTGGGCCTGGACGCGCGCCGACAGAAGATCGGCCGCTACCGGCTGTTGTTCGACCCTGCGCGCATCACCGCCGACAACTTCGCTCGAGTATTCCAAACCGACTCCGCCACCGGCACGCAGCCCTGGAGCAGCGCCAGTGCAAGCGTCGCTGCCGTGGGCGCCAATCGCTACCTGGGTTTTAGCGCTGCATCCGGCAGCACCGGCGGCCCCAGCGCCATTCAAAACCTCAACGCCACGTTGAGCCTGGAAGCGGTCATAGCGCCCTTGGGCTCACTGGATCTGAGCAGTGAGGTGCGGCTGGACGGTGCGGGCACTCTCGAAATTCACTATTTATAG
- a CDS encoding fimbria/pilus outer membrane usher protein, translating to MSTVITDRDGSAVPGVSPHRARTLLTGLALTLGGALPCEAVLAGDALIAGSFDPQTLSRRGIDPELANLLLQAPRFTAGRHAVNLSVNGLRRGRVDVEFDRQGSLCFNRALLDAGNLTVPDENGVPTCQRFIERYPQTVIEQDPAALSLALVVSTDALRPAQQDISGYQTGGQALLLNYDLTGLYNEFGDTTSRFGSANTEVGFNAGDWIVRSRQVKTWQDRRSRTTHLDAYAQRTFAEQQAVLQAGQISLYNPVLAGTQITGAQVLTETALQDQNQGATITGIANSPAQVEIRQNGALIHSTVVPAGPFALPDVRRLNSRSDVEVTVKETTGEERRFTVPAAMLGLGLPAPGYSVAAGRVRQIGDSDGREPWVVSAGWSGPLHPQLSLSAGGLVADAYRSAGASLGWLPWQDSQLQFSAQAAQASPKREGTERGVQSDVSWSQRLNDSWSVSTAASWRSQGYRDLEDSTYVGNSDDQQRSRYRDQQSATASWAHPALGAFSAGVSRTASYNGESSSRALASWGTSFGRVSVSASAEWQVGGRQQNDDSIYLNISVPLGETRRGRAWARNAGGEHRLGVGVNEQLNDQLSYRVGVERDSRDREVESSVGVSALPWYSQLDFNYTRSDDERASYQGGARGGVVLHGDGVTFSPYPVRDTFALVSVGEMAGIKVTTPSGPVWTDWQGQAVVPQVSAYGRSPVEVQTRSLPRNADIHNGLAVIAAGRGAVDKVQFGVALTRRALLNVTTDNGQPLPRGATVSTTEGEFITLMQEGSQVFLPDVLDPRPLWVKAPGQPRCRLTFELPEDADPEVYFETAPARCHQP from the coding sequence GTGAGCACAGTAATAACTGACCGCGACGGCAGCGCCGTGCCTGGCGTTTCACCGCACCGCGCACGCACCCTACTCACCGGGCTGGCACTGACCCTGGGCGGCGCACTGCCGTGCGAAGCAGTGCTGGCGGGTGACGCGCTGATCGCCGGTTCCTTCGACCCCCAGACCTTGTCCCGGCGCGGCATCGACCCGGAACTGGCCAACCTGCTGCTGCAAGCCCCGCGTTTCACGGCAGGCCGGCATGCCGTCAATTTGAGTGTCAACGGCCTGCGTCGCGGCCGAGTGGATGTGGAGTTCGACCGCCAGGGCAGCCTCTGTTTCAACCGCGCCCTGCTGGATGCGGGCAACCTGACAGTGCCCGATGAGAACGGGGTGCCCACCTGCCAGCGGTTTATCGAACGCTACCCGCAAACCGTGATCGAGCAAGACCCCGCCGCCCTGAGCCTGGCCCTGGTGGTGTCAACCGACGCCCTGCGCCCTGCCCAGCAAGACATCTCCGGCTACCAGACCGGTGGCCAGGCCTTGCTGCTCAACTACGACTTGACCGGCCTCTACAACGAGTTCGGCGACACCACCAGCCGCTTCGGCTCAGCCAACACCGAAGTCGGCTTCAACGCCGGCGACTGGATCGTGCGCAGCCGCCAGGTGAAAACCTGGCAGGACCGCCGCTCGCGCACCACCCACTTGGATGCCTACGCCCAGCGCACCTTCGCCGAGCAGCAGGCAGTGTTGCAGGCCGGGCAAATCAGCCTCTACAACCCGGTGCTGGCCGGCACGCAGATTACCGGCGCCCAAGTGCTGACCGAAACTGCGCTGCAAGACCAGAACCAGGGCGCGACTATCACCGGTATCGCCAACAGCCCGGCCCAGGTGGAAATCCGTCAGAACGGCGCGTTGATCCACTCCACCGTGGTACCCGCCGGGCCGTTTGCCCTGCCCGATGTGCGCCGCTTGAACAGCCGTTCCGACGTGGAAGTCACGGTCAAGGAAACCACCGGCGAAGAACGCCGCTTTACCGTGCCCGCCGCTATGCTCGGGCTGGGCCTGCCGGCGCCGGGCTATTCGGTGGCGGCCGGGCGTGTGCGTCAGATCGGCGACAGCGATGGCCGCGAGCCCTGGGTGGTCAGCGCGGGCTGGAGCGGCCCGCTGCACCCGCAACTGAGCCTCAGCGCAGGCGGGCTGGTGGCGGACGCCTATCGCTCAGCAGGCGCAAGCCTTGGCTGGTTGCCCTGGCAGGACAGCCAACTGCAGTTCTCCGCACAGGCAGCCCAAGCCAGCCCCAAGCGCGAGGGCACAGAGCGCGGGGTGCAAAGCGATGTGTCCTGGTCGCAGCGCTTGAATGACAGCTGGTCGGTGAGCACCGCAGCTTCCTGGCGTTCCCAGGGTTACCGCGACCTTGAGGATTCAACCTACGTCGGCAATAGCGACGATCAACAGCGCTCGCGCTACCGCGACCAGCAGAGCGCTACTGCGTCGTGGGCGCATCCGGCCTTGGGTGCGTTCAGCGCCGGGGTCTCACGCACGGCGTCTTACAACGGTGAAAGCAGCAGCCGCGCGCTGGCGTCCTGGGGCACCAGTTTTGGCCGGGTATCGGTGTCGGCCAGCGCCGAATGGCAGGTAGGCGGCCGCCAGCAGAACGACGACAGCATTTACCTGAACATCAGCGTGCCGCTGGGTGAAACCCGCCGTGGTCGCGCGTGGGCACGCAACGCCGGCGGCGAGCACCGCCTGGGTGTGGGCGTGAACGAGCAACTCAACGATCAACTGAGTTACCGAGTGGGCGTGGAGCGTGACAGCCGTGACCGTGAAGTCGAGTCGTCGGTCGGCGTGTCGGCACTGCCGTGGTACAGCCAGCTGGACTTCAACTACACCCGCAGCGACGACGAACGAGCCAGCTACCAAGGTGGCGCGCGCGGCGGGGTGGTGTTGCATGGGGACGGCGTGACCTTCTCGCCGTACCCGGTGCGCGACACGTTTGCACTGGTGTCGGTGGGCGAAATGGCCGGCATCAAGGTCACCACCCCAAGCGGCCCGGTATGGACCGACTGGCAAGGCCAGGCCGTGGTGCCGCAAGTCAGCGCTTATGGGCGCAGCCCGGTGGAAGTGCAGACCCGTTCGCTGCCGCGCAACGCCGATATCCACAACGGCCTGGCAGTGATCGCCGCCGGCCGTGGTGCCGTGGACAAAGTCCAATTCGGTGTGGCCCTCACCCGGCGTGCGCTGTTGAACGTGACCACCGATAACGGCCAGCCGCTGCCACGCGGCGCAACCGTGAGCACCACTGAAGGCGAGTTCATCACCCTGATGCAGGAAGGCAGCCAAGTGTTCCTGCCCGACGTGCTTGACCCGCGCCCGCTGTGGGTCAAGGCACCGGGGCAGCCACGTTGCCGACTCACCTTTGAACTGCCGGAAGACGCCGACCCTGAGGTGTATTTCGAAACCGCACCGGCCCGGTGCCACCAGCCATGA
- a CDS encoding DUF1120 domain-containing protein — translation MKHIYSRFIATFCLLGASSLVLASSSIELNVTGLITPSACIPTLSANGIVDHGKLPARNLNQHEFSPLPTQTLDLSVSCNEPVLYVLVGVDNRADSSLGPGFYYGLGTNIHVPSERLGTVSLGFREAMGDGERLLVLASSNKGETWFPESNAFPNIYMGFARPGTLVPEPHRLVNASLQINTSINAAAYLTLKQEVPLDGSIVLDLRYL, via the coding sequence ATGAAGCATATTTATTCACGCTTTATCGCCACGTTTTGCCTGCTCGGTGCCAGCTCGCTGGTGCTGGCGTCGTCCAGCATTGAGCTCAACGTTACCGGTCTGATCACACCCAGCGCCTGCATCCCCACGTTGTCTGCCAATGGCATCGTCGACCACGGCAAGCTGCCGGCACGCAACCTCAACCAGCACGAATTCAGCCCCTTGCCCACTCAAACGCTGGACCTGAGTGTGAGCTGCAACGAGCCGGTGCTGTACGTATTGGTGGGTGTGGACAATCGCGCCGACTCCTCGCTGGGGCCGGGCTTTTATTACGGCCTGGGTACCAATATCCATGTGCCTTCCGAGCGGCTGGGCACGGTTTCCCTGGGATTTCGCGAGGCCATGGGCGACGGCGAGCGCCTACTCGTGCTGGCCTCCAGCAACAAAGGGGAGACCTGGTTTCCAGAATCCAATGCCTTCCCGAACATCTACATGGGGTTCGCCCGCCCGGGCACGCTGGTGCCCGAACCCCACCGCCTGGTGAACGCCAGCCTGCAAATCAACACGTCCATCAATGCCGCCGCCTATTTGACTCTCAAACAGGAAGTGCCGTTGGACGGTTCCATCGTGCTTGACCTGAGGTACTTGTAG
- a CDS encoding DUF1120 domain-containing protein translates to MSKSLNTLLGGLMLAAAGTAFAASSVDLTVKGLITPSACVPALSNGGAVDYGKISAKDLNADKQTALPLNILQFTVTCDAATLMAMEAKDNREGSDSNNDLMEFGLGLINGTEKLGNMTLQLLNSVADGVPINSVGSYDGGVTWSSERNLMRDNLLAPAVAGVNSPIPVQLWAADLYVQPQIAKTSELTLTNEVAIDGSVTLTVRYL, encoded by the coding sequence ATGAGCAAGTCCCTCAATACCCTGCTCGGCGGCCTGATGCTCGCGGCTGCTGGAACTGCCTTTGCCGCCTCCAGCGTCGACCTGACGGTCAAAGGTCTGATTACCCCAAGTGCCTGCGTCCCGGCGCTGTCCAACGGGGGCGCGGTGGACTACGGCAAAATTTCGGCCAAGGATTTGAACGCCGACAAACAGACCGCTCTGCCCCTAAACATCCTGCAATTCACCGTCACCTGTGACGCCGCCACCCTGATGGCCATGGAGGCCAAGGACAACCGCGAAGGGTCTGACAGCAACAACGATTTGATGGAGTTTGGCCTGGGCCTCATCAACGGCACGGAAAAACTCGGCAACATGACCCTGCAGCTGTTGAATTCGGTCGCCGATGGCGTGCCGATCAACAGCGTCGGTTCCTACGACGGTGGCGTCACTTGGAGCTCCGAGCGCAACCTGATGCGCGACAACCTCCTCGCACCCGCCGTGGCCGGCGTCAATTCGCCGATCCCAGTCCAACTGTGGGCCGCGGACTTGTACGTTCAGCCCCAGATCGCCAAAACCAGTGAGCTGACCCTCACCAACGAAGTCGCCATCGACGGTTCGGTGACCCTCACCGTGCGCTACTTGTAA
- a CDS encoding response regulator, giving the protein MLSSDVSSQQGPSRFVPPEHWRHLVVLVAEDHSAYRLLLGWFMQKLGLGHEVVGDGCEGLACITRRRFDLVISDCHMPRMDGYALARAIRLHELENGQRRVPIIALTANLLPDDPQRCRDAGMDAWLLKPLTFAQLCEVLARWLPGPPCEMSAPESEAAMGWPTRAGMVQTFGSEQVVDQMLASLLYEARNDCADLAHARITSNTQVVLDRLHRLLGGLAFLGCDDLEVRGSVLIEQVRTDGVAVHLLSLEVFERDLERYFAYVSAL; this is encoded by the coding sequence GTGCTTTCGAGCGATGTCTCTTCGCAGCAGGGTCCATCGCGTTTCGTCCCCCCAGAACACTGGCGACACCTGGTGGTATTGGTGGCGGAGGATCATTCGGCCTATCGGCTGCTGCTGGGCTGGTTCATGCAAAAGCTCGGGCTGGGTCACGAGGTGGTCGGTGATGGCTGTGAAGGTTTGGCTTGCATCACCCGCAGACGCTTCGACCTGGTGATCAGCGACTGCCATATGCCGCGCATGGATGGTTATGCCCTGGCCCGTGCAATACGCCTTCACGAGCTGGAAAACGGCCAGCGACGGGTACCGATTATCGCGCTCACCGCCAACCTGCTGCCTGATGACCCCCAGCGCTGCCGCGATGCCGGAATGGATGCCTGGCTGCTCAAACCACTCACGTTTGCACAGCTGTGCGAGGTGCTTGCGCGGTGGCTGCCTGGCCCTCCGTGCGAAATGTCGGCACCGGAGTCTGAGGCCGCCATGGGCTGGCCAACTCGCGCGGGCATGGTCCAAACCTTTGGCAGCGAACAGGTGGTGGACCAGATGCTCGCCAGCCTGTTGTACGAAGCCCGCAACGACTGTGCGGACCTTGCGCATGCGCGCATCACCTCGAACACCCAAGTCGTGTTGGATCGGCTGCACCGTCTGTTGGGCGGCTTGGCGTTCTTAGGCTGCGATGATCTGGAGGTGCGGGGCAGTGTGCTGATTGAGCAGGTCCGCACCGATGGCGTGGCGGTGCACCTGTTGAGCCTGGAGGTGTTTGAGCGCGACCTCGAACGCTATTTCGCGTACGTCAGTGCGCTATGA
- a CDS encoding response regulator transcription factor — MLRVIIADDHPIVRIGQRVVIEVSGQCKVVGEASGPDELLVLLSTTPCDLLVTDFAMPGGLQADGYVLLSLLRRQYPTLPVILVTMFANVATLRASFAHGARAIVAKKASAKELPLAIKAVAKGQTYASECLREQLIEAGTGDQSQTPQLSSKEREVVRMLASGMTVSQIAARVNRSISTISKQKSTAMHRLCISTDVDLFAYARAAGMVP, encoded by the coding sequence ATGCTTCGAGTAATCATTGCCGACGATCACCCCATTGTCCGCATCGGGCAACGGGTGGTGATTGAAGTGAGCGGCCAGTGCAAAGTCGTCGGTGAAGCCAGCGGCCCTGATGAATTGCTGGTACTGCTGAGCACCACACCCTGTGACTTGCTGGTGACCGATTTCGCCATGCCCGGCGGGCTTCAAGCCGACGGCTATGTGTTGCTGAGCCTGCTACGGCGCCAGTACCCGACGCTGCCGGTGATTCTGGTCACCATGTTCGCCAACGTCGCCACCTTGCGTGCCTCTTTCGCCCATGGCGCGCGGGCCATCGTCGCTAAAAAAGCCTCGGCCAAGGAGCTGCCCTTGGCAATCAAGGCGGTTGCCAAAGGCCAGACCTACGCCAGTGAGTGCTTGCGCGAGCAGTTGATCGAGGCCGGTACGGGGGATCAATCGCAAACGCCGCAGTTGTCCAGCAAGGAGCGCGAGGTGGTGCGCATGCTCGCCAGCGGCATGACCGTCAGCCAGATTGCGGCGCGGGTCAACCGCAGCATTTCCACGATCAGCAAGCAGAAAAGCACGGCCATGCACCGGCTGTGTATCTCGACGGATGTGGACTTGTTCGCCTATGCGCGTGCCGCTGGGATGGTGCCGTAG
- a CDS encoding DUF1120 domain-containing protein produces MQASRVLISAALLLAGVSNVMAASSVDLGVVGVITPSACTPILSNNGVVDYGKISCE; encoded by the coding sequence ATGCAAGCGTCTCGTGTACTTATTTCCGCCGCATTATTGCTGGCCGGTGTTTCAAATGTGATGGCCGCGTCCAGCGTGGATCTCGGTGTCGTCGGTGTGATCACACCCTCGGCCTGTACGCCAATCTTGTCCAATAACGGGGTGGTGGATTACGGAAAAATCTCCTGTGAATAA
- a CDS encoding DUF1120 domain-containing protein — protein sequence MQASRVLISAALLLAGVSNVMAASSVDLGVVGVITPSACTPILSNNGVVDYGKISLQEFPANEKELPDATLQLEVSCNGPMMMAVKITDNRPGTATSTNGGGDTSSFGLNLASNGQKIGRYQLKMANATADGQVGSLIESWEGSDTWLEANNAVWQPGFRRTVRDPSSAGLTPLTMTAFKVDVVVSTTLTRKQYLPSAEETKIDGSATLEVKYL from the coding sequence ATGCAAGCGTCTCGTGTACTTATTTCCGCCGCATTATTGCTGGCCGGTGTTTCAAATGTGATGGCCGCGTCCAGCGTGGATCTCGGTGTCGTCGGTGTGATCACACCCTCGGCCTGTACGCCAATCTTGTCCAATAACGGGGTGGTGGATTACGGAAAAATCTCGCTTCAGGAGTTCCCTGCGAACGAGAAAGAACTGCCAGACGCAACGCTGCAGTTGGAGGTTAGCTGTAATGGGCCGATGATGATGGCCGTTAAAATTACGGATAACCGCCCCGGTACCGCGACGTCTACGAATGGGGGAGGGGATACGTCAAGTTTTGGTTTGAACTTGGCGAGCAACGGTCAAAAGATCGGTCGGTACCAATTGAAAATGGCCAATGCTACCGCCGATGGTCAAGTCGGTAGCCTGATCGAATCCTGGGAGGGCAGTGATACGTGGTTGGAGGCCAACAATGCGGTCTGGCAGCCGGGGTTCAGGCGCACCGTCAGAGACCCGAGTAGCGCAGGGCTTACGCCCTTGACAATGACGGCCTTCAAAGTCGATGTCGTCGTGAGCACAACCCTCACGCGTAAGCAGTATCTGCCATCGGCTGAAGAAACAAAGATAGACGGCAGCGCCACCCTGGAGGTCAAGTACCTGTAA
- a CDS encoding nuclear transport factor 2 family protein: MSDAHNALITEFYSAFQRLDAEAMAACYTDDVLFSDPAFGELRGRDAGDMWRMLTTRAKDFSLTFDHVRSDEATGSAHWVATYLFSATGNTVVNDIGARFVFRDGKICEHHDHFDLWRWSRQALGLKGLLLGWSPALKNAVRAQALKGLKAFQASR, encoded by the coding sequence ATGAGTGATGCCCACAACGCCCTGATCACCGAGTTTTACAGTGCCTTCCAGCGGCTGGATGCTGAAGCGATGGCAGCCTGTTACACCGACGATGTGCTGTTCAGCGACCCGGCGTTCGGCGAGCTGCGCGGGCGCGATGCCGGGGACATGTGGCGCATGCTGACCACCCGCGCCAAGGACTTTTCCCTGACGTTCGACCATGTGCGCAGCGATGAAGCCACCGGCAGCGCGCACTGGGTGGCGACCTACTTGTTCAGCGCCACCGGCAATACCGTGGTCAACGATATCGGTGCGCGGTTCGTGTTTCGCGACGGCAAGATCTGCGAGCACCACGACCACTTCGACCTGTGGCGCTGGTCGCGCCAGGCGTTGGGCCTCAAGGGGCTGCTGCTGGGCTGGTCGCCGGCGCTGAAAAACGCCGTACGCGCCCAGGCGCTCAAAGGCTTGAAGGCATTCCAGGCCAGTCGTTGA
- a CDS encoding GIY-YIG nuclease family protein — MTDLPEPKPWFVYLVRAANGSLYCGISNDPVRRFASHQSGKGARFFLSSPAVALVYTEQCASKGEALRQERLIKKLKKSAKECLAASGSLI; from the coding sequence GTGACTGATCTTCCTGAACCCAAACCCTGGTTCGTCTACCTGGTGCGCGCCGCCAATGGCTCGCTGTATTGCGGCATCAGCAATGACCCGGTGCGCCGTTTTGCCTCGCACCAGAGCGGCAAGGGTGCGCGGTTCTTCCTGTCCAGCCCGGCCGTGGCGTTGGTATACACCGAGCAATGCGCGAGCAAGGGCGAGGCGCTGCGCCAGGAACGGCTGATCAAAAAGTTGAAGAAAAGCGCCAAGGAGTGCCTGGCGGCGAGTGGCTCATTGATTTGA
- a CDS encoding glutathione S-transferase family protein, with protein sequence MSELILHHYPQSPFAEKARLLLGFKGLSWRSVFISPVMPKPNLIALTGGYRKTPVLQVGADIYCDTALIARRLEQEKSTPALFPQGLELVTQSFAAWADSLVFSHAVALVFQPESLAVKFAKVPPQMLEVLVADRAKLFSGGTAARVQLDLAKHQWPTIISRIDQQLQHQAGDFLFGEPSIADFALAHPLWFLKGSSVTAPWVDAYPAVATWLNRVLSFGHGTASEMSAEQALEVARNATPAALPDEQFEDLNGFKPGQQVSICATDYGTDLVAGELLFAGHEELILRRTDERGGAVHVHFPRLGFRIQRDKNICKQR encoded by the coding sequence ATGTCTGAGTTGATCCTGCACCACTACCCGCAGTCCCCCTTCGCTGAAAAAGCCCGCCTGCTGCTGGGTTTCAAAGGCTTGTCCTGGCGCTCGGTATTTATCTCGCCGGTAATGCCTAAACCGAACCTGATCGCGCTGACCGGCGGCTACCGCAAGACGCCGGTGCTGCAAGTCGGCGCCGATATCTACTGCGACACCGCCTTGATCGCCCGCCGCCTGGAGCAGGAAAAGTCCACACCGGCGCTGTTTCCTCAAGGCCTGGAGCTGGTCACCCAAAGCTTCGCCGCCTGGGCCGATTCGTTGGTGTTCTCGCATGCCGTCGCACTGGTGTTCCAACCCGAATCCCTGGCCGTCAAGTTCGCCAAGGTGCCGCCGCAGATGCTGGAAGTGCTGGTGGCTGACCGCGCCAAATTGTTCAGCGGCGGCACTGCCGCCCGCGTGCAATTGGACCTCGCCAAGCATCAATGGCCGACGATCATCAGCCGCATCGATCAGCAATTGCAGCACCAGGCGGGCGACTTCCTGTTCGGGGAGCCGTCGATTGCCGACTTTGCCCTGGCGCACCCGTTGTGGTTCCTCAAAGGCTCGTCGGTGACGGCGCCGTGGGTGGATGCCTATCCGGCCGTCGCCACCTGGCTGAACCGGGTGCTGAGCTTCGGCCATGGCACCGCCAGTGAGATGAGCGCCGAGCAAGCCCTGGAAGTGGCGCGTAACGCGACACCTGCGGCCTTGCCGGATGAACAGTTCGAAGACTTGAACGGCTTCAAGCCCGGCCAGCAAGTCAGCATTTGCGCCACCGACTACGGCACCGACCTGGTGGCCGGCGAGCTGCTGTTTGCCGGGCACGAAGAGCTGATCCTGCGGCGCACCGACGAGCGCGGCGGCGCCGTGCATGTGCACTTTCCGCGCCTGGGTTTCCGCATTCAGCGTGATAAAAATATTTGCAAACAAAGGTGA